Proteins co-encoded in one Leptospira inadai serovar Lyme str. 10 genomic window:
- the pcnB gene encoding polynucleotide adenylyltransferase PcnB, translating to MKFLSNLFKKKIGSVEDILIYPDGKRFYRDAHPIRKNMIDEDAVKIIHRLHKFGYKAYIVGGGVRDLLLERKPKDFDVVTNATPNQIKKIFNNCRIIGRRFKIVHILFRGKVIEVSTFRSLPEHRFGKHIEEQDYLIKRDNKFGTPQEDAARRDFTINALYYDIRNDSIVDYVGGFDDIRNRQLRVIGNPEISFREDPVRMLRAVKFAVLLGLKIDRGTSKSIKKNTSELEKASTSRMLEEYNKIFRTWKTSLIFQGMAQNHLLDVLFKEAFEKERKKNADFGDKFLQTRIGKRLVIADKLLSEREELTPQIFYALLFSDIVQDAISKKGGHLVASLKTSLEPIFQRLGTPKKDKERLIKVFASQERFYHTEDEKASQNNFFRKKDFFYDAFYVFKINAIADNNDTALQCAFFWEISVRKRPVPPSGKREGRPSRSNHRREGANFKGRGGRPERDRNRRSAAETEEENSDQPVDRPGRGNSSEQRTDD from the coding sequence ATGAAATTCCTGTCCAATCTATTCAAGAAAAAAATAGGATCTGTCGAAGACATTCTAATTTACCCGGATGGAAAGCGGTTCTACCGGGATGCTCATCCGATTAGGAAGAATATGATTGATGAGGACGCCGTCAAGATTATTCATCGGCTTCATAAATTCGGATACAAGGCCTATATCGTCGGCGGGGGAGTTCGCGATCTACTTCTCGAGCGTAAGCCGAAAGATTTCGACGTCGTAACTAACGCGACTCCCAATCAAATTAAGAAAATCTTTAATAACTGTAGAATCATCGGACGTCGATTTAAGATCGTTCATATTTTGTTTCGGGGAAAAGTAATCGAAGTAAGTACTTTCCGCTCTCTTCCCGAACATCGCTTCGGGAAACACATCGAAGAACAAGATTATCTGATCAAGCGGGATAATAAATTCGGAACACCGCAAGAAGACGCGGCTCGTCGCGATTTCACGATCAATGCGTTATACTATGATATTCGAAACGATTCCATTGTCGACTACGTGGGCGGGTTCGACGACATCCGAAATAGACAGTTAAGGGTGATCGGGAATCCTGAAATTTCTTTCCGGGAAGATCCTGTTCGCATGCTGCGGGCGGTAAAATTTGCCGTGCTACTCGGCCTTAAGATCGATAGAGGTACTTCCAAATCCATTAAGAAAAATACTTCCGAGCTGGAGAAGGCGTCCACTTCTCGAATGCTGGAAGAGTATAATAAAATCTTCCGGACCTGGAAGACATCTTTGATTTTTCAAGGGATGGCGCAAAATCATCTTCTGGACGTTCTTTTTAAGGAAGCTTTCGAGAAAGAAAGAAAAAAGAACGCGGATTTTGGCGATAAGTTCCTGCAGACCCGCATCGGTAAACGTTTGGTGATTGCGGATAAATTACTTTCCGAGCGGGAGGAATTGACTCCTCAGATTTTTTACGCGCTCCTTTTTTCGGACATTGTTCAAGATGCCATATCAAAAAAAGGAGGGCATCTAGTCGCCTCATTGAAGACTTCCCTTGAACCTATTTTCCAACGATTGGGTACGCCAAAAAAGGATAAAGAAAGGTTAATTAAAGTCTTCGCGTCTCAGGAAAGATTTTATCATACCGAGGATGAAAAGGCCTCGCAAAATAATTTCTTCCGGAAAAAAGATTTCTTTTACGACGCATTCTACGTTTTTAAAATCAATGCGATTGCGGACAATAATGATACTGCATTGCAATGTGCCTTTTTTTGGGAGATTTCCGTTCGAAAACGTCCCGTTCCGCCTTCCGGTAAAAGGGAAGGGCGCCCTTCCAGAAGTAATCATAGAAGAGAAGGCGCGAATTTTAAGGGAAGGGGCGGAAGGCCGGAACGAGATCGGAACCGTAGGTCTGCCGCAGAGACGGAGGAAGAAAATTCAGACCAGCCGGTCGATAGACCGGGTCGCGGAAATTCGTCCGAGCAAAGGACCGACGACTGA
- a CDS encoding M23 family metallopeptidase, giving the protein MNTEAKFEDQPSYRERLKISYLRACSSWARIREKGSRKISFLLVPHDHEAVFNLEVSVFMAVFLAALGCALFLLAAAFVIYMNFFFEPDRELIRKTDNNVGLFLYYDSLLQDAKKEISGLERKTEQLNLVAWDEVPWKRILTFDYVPEFSLKKDVPESSTNMDLYQDTVEGFSERNIELFKIKHAFQNAFDYLEERESILYSMPRGRPLKPGVGFVTSTFGGRVDPFGLVQLGEFHSGIDFAAGEGTPIYATAPGIIADNGQSAGGLGRSIRINHLNGFYTVYGHCSQVLVEKDQVVNRGDLIGLVGSTGKATGPHVHYEVHIGYDPPMDPAEFVNME; this is encoded by the coding sequence ATGAACACAGAGGCAAAGTTCGAAGACCAACCGAGTTACCGCGAACGATTGAAAATATCCTATCTTCGCGCATGCTCGAGTTGGGCTCGAATCCGGGAAAAAGGTTCCAGAAAAATTTCTTTTCTCTTAGTTCCCCACGATCACGAAGCCGTTTTCAATTTGGAAGTGAGCGTCTTTATGGCGGTCTTCTTAGCCGCTCTCGGTTGCGCACTCTTCCTTCTCGCCGCGGCGTTTGTCATTTATATGAACTTCTTTTTCGAGCCGGATCGGGAGCTGATTAGAAAAACCGATAATAATGTAGGTTTATTTTTATACTATGATTCCCTTTTGCAGGACGCGAAAAAAGAAATTTCCGGACTTGAACGTAAAACCGAGCAATTGAATTTAGTGGCTTGGGACGAAGTTCCCTGGAAGCGAATACTGACTTTCGACTACGTTCCTGAATTCAGTTTAAAAAAAGACGTACCGGAATCTTCGACTAACATGGATTTGTATCAGGACACCGTCGAAGGTTTTTCGGAAAGAAATATCGAACTCTTTAAAATTAAACATGCGTTTCAAAATGCCTTCGATTACTTGGAAGAAAGGGAATCGATCTTGTATTCTATGCCGAGAGGACGCCCTCTAAAACCGGGAGTCGGTTTTGTGACTTCCACTTTCGGTGGTCGCGTGGATCCGTTCGGGCTCGTGCAATTAGGGGAGTTCCATTCCGGAATCGACTTTGCTGCCGGAGAAGGAACCCCGATTTATGCGACCGCTCCCGGAATCATCGCGGATAACGGACAGTCCGCAGGCGGACTCGGAAGAAGTATTAGAATCAATCACTTAAACGGTTTTTATACCGTGTATGGACATTGCTCTCAGGTTCTCGTCGAGAAAGATCAGGTCGTAAATCGAGGAGATCTGATAGGTCTCGTAGGTTCCACAGGTAAGGCGACCGGACCTCACGTTCATTACGAAGTCCATATCGGGTATGATCCTCCGATGGATCCTGCCGAGTTCGTGAATATGGAATAG
- a CDS encoding flagellar biosynthesis anti-sigma factor FlgM, whose translation MTIDKVGGISGGSYEPRKPTPVRKNEAKESFDNISISDTAKQKASEARLQAEVQTISQKIVSSPVDSERSAKLKEVKEKLKNGEYDTLSPEILNAVADRIAESFLGR comes from the coding sequence ATGACCATTGACAAAGTAGGCGGCATCAGTGGCGGTTCCTACGAGCCTCGTAAACCGACACCTGTAAGGAAAAACGAAGCCAAAGAATCTTTCGATAATATATCTATATCAGATACTGCTAAGCAAAAGGCGTCCGAAGCTCGTTTGCAGGCCGAAGTGCAGACGATCTCGCAAAAAATCGTCTCGTCTCCAGTAGACTCCGAACGTTCTGCCAAACTTAAGGAAGTCAAAGAAAAACTTAAGAACGGCGAATATGATACTCTTAGCCCAGAGATCCTAAATGCGGTTGCAGATCGTATCGCCGAATCGTTTCTCGGACGCTGA
- a CDS encoding bactofilin family protein: MNEESIDTVIGDDIQFRGKLRFNNALKIKGMFKGTIETSGVLIVGETGQVEADVETGTLEVEGDLKGNINAVQKISVRKTGKVVGDVRTPDLEIESGAKFSGNCIM; encoded by the coding sequence ATGAACGAAGAATCTATCGATACAGTGATCGGCGACGATATCCAATTTAGGGGTAAGCTTCGCTTCAATAATGCCTTAAAAATCAAAGGAATGTTCAAAGGCACGATAGAAACTTCCGGCGTATTGATCGTCGGAGAAACCGGACAAGTCGAGGCCGATGTAGAAACCGGAACCTTGGAAGTAGAAGGCGACCTAAAAGGTAATATCAACGCAGTTCAAAAAATCTCCGTGCGCAAAACCGGAAAAGTAGTCGGGGATGTTCGGACTCCCGATTTAGAAATTGAATCAGGGGCAAAATTTAGCGGAAATTGTATCATGTAA
- the recJ gene encoding single-stranded-DNA-specific exonuclease RecJ, whose protein sequence is MPHHGLSLSELSPSTVPGLSSLQSHLFRIRFRQDESGLSPLSYRFEDLPSPFLLPDLEGSLELIRRFVKENKTILLFGDRDSDGVSSTSLLGSFLRKVHSGNLIIKTSSNEDYGLCAPAMKFIRDAKPDLLITLDFGTSNSSEIDELTKEGIQVIVLDHHEIPARISPSGKLISPKRGDSRYPYEKICTSLIAWKLVTGWLYESLTEASHYVWVKDTETLFEGSLVHKGVRLFQGDRASAEKIYPIPFVDWQERVNDEYPERSVFFSQISRYPGILNEILMNLDLAAVGTITDMMPLAGENRIIVQRGCETLQKIRTGEYSHRPGLNQLMKLLELSKRKITSKDLGWSIGPALNAAGRMHKTETALKLLLSESESEAESLSKDLLKLNEERRERTKRNLFRVDGFLKRKKERTERPVIFCYEPDFEPGVSGIVATRLVEQYRRPVIFIAPDHGHAKGSIRAYGSENVLNLLKKAEPIFQQFGGHKEAGGFSLPIEKIPELAEILFKEAELWLKEEKNLSTQAVEESIVSLHPAELKDSIHKELGIFEPFGQGNPTPILSVKGARILSYRPLSEGKHARFKLLSASDSIHCIIWNRAGEFTEVLRDKESLDLWGYLEENTFRGKTTLQFVITAFS, encoded by the coding sequence ATGCCCCACCATGGTCTTTCGCTTTCAGAACTTTCTCCTTCGACTGTCCCTGGTCTAAGTTCGCTCCAATCCCACTTATTTCGAATTCGTTTTCGACAAGATGAGTCCGGTCTATCGCCATTAAGTTATCGCTTCGAAGACCTCCCCTCCCCGTTTTTATTACCCGATTTAGAAGGCTCTTTAGAACTGATCAGACGGTTTGTAAAAGAGAATAAGACAATTCTACTATTCGGAGATCGCGACAGCGACGGAGTCAGTTCAACGAGTTTGCTCGGTTCCTTCTTAAGAAAAGTCCATTCGGGAAATCTAATAATTAAGACTTCCAGCAACGAAGATTATGGGCTCTGTGCTCCTGCGATGAAGTTTATTAGGGATGCCAAACCCGATCTTTTGATTACTTTGGATTTCGGAACCAGTAACAGTTCCGAAATCGACGAACTCACAAAAGAAGGGATTCAGGTCATCGTCCTGGACCATCATGAAATTCCGGCAAGAATCTCCCCATCGGGCAAACTGATCTCTCCAAAGCGAGGCGACTCTAGATACCCGTACGAAAAAATCTGTACGTCTTTGATCGCTTGGAAATTAGTTACCGGCTGGCTCTACGAGTCGCTGACGGAAGCGAGCCATTATGTATGGGTCAAAGATACCGAAACTTTATTCGAGGGGTCTCTTGTTCACAAAGGAGTTCGGCTATTTCAAGGCGATCGAGCTTCTGCGGAAAAAATATACCCGATTCCGTTCGTCGATTGGCAGGAACGTGTAAATGACGAATATCCGGAACGAAGCGTATTCTTTTCTCAAATTTCAAGATACCCCGGAATCTTGAACGAAATCTTGATGAATTTGGACTTGGCCGCAGTCGGGACAATCACGGACATGATGCCGTTAGCGGGAGAGAATCGTATCATCGTTCAGCGAGGTTGCGAAACGCTACAAAAAATACGGACGGGCGAATACTCCCACAGACCCGGTCTCAATCAATTGATGAAACTTCTCGAATTGAGTAAGAGGAAAATTACTTCCAAAGATCTGGGTTGGAGCATCGGTCCGGCGTTAAATGCGGCTGGAAGAATGCATAAGACGGAAACGGCTTTGAAACTTTTATTAAGCGAATCCGAATCCGAGGCGGAATCCCTGTCCAAGGATTTATTAAAGCTGAACGAAGAAAGAAGGGAACGAACGAAGCGTAATTTATTTCGAGTCGACGGTTTTTTAAAAAGAAAGAAGGAAAGAACCGAGCGCCCGGTAATTTTCTGCTACGAACCGGATTTCGAACCTGGCGTATCCGGAATTGTCGCGACTCGTTTGGTCGAACAGTATCGACGTCCCGTAATCTTTATCGCTCCGGATCATGGCCACGCAAAAGGAAGCATCCGAGCATACGGATCGGAGAATGTTCTCAACCTATTAAAGAAGGCCGAGCCGATTTTTCAGCAATTCGGCGGCCATAAGGAAGCAGGCGGCTTTTCCTTACCGATCGAAAAAATTCCGGAACTTGCGGAAATTTTATTCAAGGAAGCGGAACTTTGGCTGAAAGAAGAGAAAAATCTTTCCACACAAGCGGTGGAAGAGAGTATCGTCAGTCTTCATCCTGCGGAATTAAAGGATTCCATCCATAAGGAGTTGGGAATATTCGAACCCTTTGGTCAAGGCAACCCCACCCCTATCCTCTCCGTAAAAGGAGCCAGAATCCTGTCCTATCGTCCTTTGTCCGAGGGAAAACACGCAAGATTTAAATTATTGTCGGCCTCCGACTCAATTCATTGCATTATTTGGAATCGAGCCGGCGAGTTCACCGAAGTCCTTCGAGATAAAGAAAGCCTAGATTTATGGGGATACTTGGAAGAAAACACGTTTCGCGGCAAGACAACATTACAATTTGTAATAACCGCTTTCTCTTAA
- the rsmI gene encoding 16S rRNA (cytidine(1402)-2'-O)-methyltransferase, whose protein sequence is MNLSWESRFKITPGTAYVVATPIGNLEDITLRAIEVLKQSDTIYCENANHSRRLLQTFGIQTVSKTLYKDQSEQPFAGIIENLRSGQTLSLISDAGTPGVSDPGSQLVRVLRENGISVIPIPGSSALTALLSVSGWQVQPCIFLGFLSEKKGKKRNQLKEWGEFEGVLALFESVHRIRDTLLAAREIFPRSEFLLGRELTKMHEEIIKISPQQPIETLKFAEKGEFVLLIQGNTKKMLNGRVGVADT, encoded by the coding sequence ATGAATCTATCCTGGGAATCCAGGTTTAAAATCACGCCAGGAACTGCCTACGTCGTCGCGACACCGATCGGTAATCTGGAGGACATCACACTCCGGGCAATCGAAGTATTAAAACAATCCGACACGATTTATTGTGAAAACGCGAATCATAGCCGGAGGCTATTGCAAACTTTCGGCATCCAGACCGTTTCTAAAACCTTATACAAGGATCAGTCCGAACAACCTTTTGCGGGAATTATCGAGAACCTCAGATCAGGTCAAACATTGTCCCTGATATCGGATGCAGGGACGCCGGGCGTGTCCGATCCCGGTTCCCAATTAGTTCGTGTCCTGAGAGAGAATGGGATTTCGGTTATTCCGATTCCCGGGTCGAGTGCTCTGACTGCACTTTTATCCGTTTCGGGTTGGCAAGTGCAACCTTGTATTTTTCTGGGATTTCTATCCGAGAAAAAAGGAAAGAAGCGGAATCAGTTAAAAGAATGGGGCGAATTCGAGGGGGTACTCGCCCTTTTTGAATCGGTACATCGGATCCGAGATACTCTCCTTGCTGCCAGAGAAATTTTTCCTCGATCGGAGTTTTTACTGGGTCGAGAACTTACTAAAATGCACGAAGAAATCATTAAAATTTCGCCGCAACAGCCCATCGAAACCCTAAAATTCGCGGAAAAAGGGGAATTTGTTCTACTAATCCAGGGAAATACTAAAAAAATGCTTAACGGACGTGTCGGGGTTGCCGATACTTAG
- a CDS encoding prolipoprotein diacylglyceryl transferase: protein MFEVIPVPKWLMNFVQEYISRDWHGLSTFSLLVVMAFLAASYLLPKELERRRLEPEHADWLLILGVIGTLVGAKIFFIFEIWDQVFVDTPGFDGKYLYPLTHYNGFPGRPGLWSSLFSGSGLVFYGGFLFGLLFVTLYILRHGLDVKSYLDASVPSMALGYAIGRLGCFVSGDGCYGFATDVRIPLLVFNYDGAHPSGVPVWNTPIIESVVSFGYFAYFQSWARFQNFRKFSIGAQYLILHGLARLGVEFLRVNKAVIPFMDPPKLVNIPTADGNPEFLTGYYWHGFSQSQYVSIALILVGIYFIVKWRLWEKETPQVSS, encoded by the coding sequence ATGTTCGAAGTTATCCCCGTTCCAAAATGGCTCATGAACTTTGTTCAAGAGTATATAAGCAGAGACTGGCATGGATTGTCCACGTTCAGTCTCTTAGTCGTAATGGCCTTTTTAGCGGCTTCCTATCTTTTACCGAAAGAATTAGAACGTAGACGATTGGAACCGGAACACGCCGATTGGCTTTTAATCCTTGGCGTTATCGGTACTCTCGTAGGAGCAAAAATCTTCTTTATTTTTGAAATTTGGGATCAGGTATTCGTGGATACCCCCGGCTTCGACGGTAAATACCTTTACCCCTTAACCCACTATAACGGCTTCCCTGGTCGTCCGGGACTTTGGAGCAGCCTCTTCTCGGGAAGCGGACTTGTTTTTTACGGAGGATTTTTATTCGGACTTCTCTTCGTGACTCTTTATATTCTCAGGCATGGTCTGGATGTTAAATCCTACCTGGACGCCTCGGTTCCGAGCATGGCACTGGGCTACGCGATCGGTCGCTTGGGATGCTTTGTATCCGGAGACGGTTGTTACGGATTCGCGACGGACGTTCGGATTCCCTTACTCGTTTTCAATTACGACGGAGCTCATCCTTCCGGTGTACCTGTTTGGAATACTCCGATTATCGAATCCGTCGTGTCGTTCGGGTATTTCGCTTACTTCCAGAGCTGGGCAAGATTTCAAAACTTCCGTAAATTCAGTATAGGCGCACAGTATTTAATTCTTCACGGACTGGCAAGACTAGGAGTGGAATTTCTTCGGGTAAATAAGGCGGTAATTCCTTTCATGGATCCGCCGAAATTGGTGAATATTCCTACAGCGGATGGAAATCCTGAATTTCTAACCGGATATTATTGGCATGGTTTTTCCCAATCCCAGTACGTATCCATCGCGCTCATTCTCGTCGGAATTTACTTCATCGTTAAGTGGCGACTCTGGGAAAAAGAAACTCCTCAAGTATCGAGTTAG
- a CDS encoding protein-disulfide reductase DsbD family protein gives MQRPSIVKKLGFRQVGGIALILVVLAPFQLWADGSVSSNAMQSLNQWIENGIGGNSFSVFSAVFLVAGGLFASLLPCVYPLYPITVGIIQNRGQSSKSKILHPLLYYIGLSFMYFCFGILAGLTGGAFNTILRFPVTNLILSILIFLLALASINLLHLPGRYANSAKCYQGWKGTFLLGMGAGFLSSPCVGPVVVAILIQVTAGVGSASVSSLALASFKMTLFGMGLGLPFLMIGVFGLHLPKSGKWLKWIQISLGLLVFYFAWLYYVKAMNLWGIPNHISVPILIAGIGIFLTSYFYQNKILHKIERTKKALLLTGLVACIALLIRLVGWGTVSDVYKENLIEQHGNLGWHRASRVAFEAAKSEARPVFVDFYADWCTNCKEFEELTLSDPELNKALNHAILLKIKDDDKEFQNFEQDPRFPELKIGLPFFVIFSPDGRVLFKTNNYLNTPDMIRTIYGESVQAKIENYNAD, from the coding sequence ATGCAAAGACCTTCGATAGTAAAAAAACTCGGCTTCCGCCAGGTCGGCGGAATCGCCCTTATCCTGGTCGTTCTTGCCCCATTTCAACTTTGGGCGGACGGTTCCGTCTCTTCGAATGCGATGCAGTCCCTAAATCAATGGATAGAGAACGGGATCGGCGGCAATTCCTTCTCGGTCTTTAGCGCCGTATTTCTGGTCGCGGGTGGATTATTTGCGAGTCTACTCCCTTGCGTTTACCCTCTCTATCCTATTACCGTGGGAATTATCCAAAACCGAGGACAATCTTCAAAGAGCAAAATTCTACACCCGCTCTTATACTATATAGGTCTTTCCTTCATGTATTTTTGCTTCGGAATTCTTGCCGGTTTGACCGGAGGGGCTTTCAATACGATTCTTCGTTTTCCGGTAACCAATCTAATTTTATCGATTTTAATTTTTCTCCTAGCTCTTGCTTCGATTAATCTACTTCATTTACCGGGGCGTTATGCGAATAGTGCGAAATGCTACCAAGGTTGGAAAGGGACTTTTCTATTGGGAATGGGCGCGGGTTTCTTATCCTCTCCCTGCGTCGGACCCGTGGTTGTCGCAATACTAATCCAGGTGACTGCCGGAGTGGGATCGGCTTCCGTTTCCTCCCTTGCGTTAGCTTCCTTTAAGATGACTCTCTTCGGTATGGGTTTGGGGCTTCCGTTCCTGATGATCGGGGTTTTTGGCCTTCATCTTCCAAAATCGGGAAAGTGGTTAAAATGGATTCAAATATCGCTCGGGCTTTTGGTTTTTTATTTTGCATGGCTGTATTATGTAAAAGCGATGAACCTTTGGGGTATTCCGAATCATATTAGTGTGCCGATATTAATCGCCGGAATAGGAATTTTTTTAACGAGTTATTTTTATCAAAATAAGATTCTTCATAAGATCGAACGAACTAAAAAAGCGTTATTGTTGACCGGTTTGGTCGCGTGTATCGCATTATTGATTCGATTGGTCGGCTGGGGAACCGTATCCGATGTTTATAAGGAAAATCTTATCGAGCAGCACGGAAATTTAGGTTGGCATCGGGCTTCCCGGGTCGCTTTCGAAGCCGCAAAATCCGAGGCGCGTCCGGTCTTTGTGGATTTTTACGCGGATTGGTGTACGAATTGTAAGGAGTTCGAAGAGCTAACGCTTTCGGATCCGGAATTGAATAAGGCTTTGAATCATGCGATTCTCTTAAAAATAAAAGACGACGATAAAGAATTTCAAAATTTCGAGCAGGATCCTAGATTTCCCGAATTAAAGATCGGTCTACCTTTCTTCGTAATTTTCTCGCCGGATGGTCGGGTCCTATTTAAGACGAATAATTATCTTAATACTCCGGATATGATTCGAACGATTTACGGAGAATCCGTTCAAGCCAAAATCGAAAATTACAACGCCGACTAA
- a CDS encoding LIC11073 family putative lipoprotein, which produces MFGISYRRNPGNLKTRKFLTGLSSLILIFYVNTCGTNTEVAQSPFVFITPVSVPQVYSVQATNPGMDDLFNVVDPLYSINYANYKPNYLLKYYISNLEPQFVGYNLYITSATPSIAETSTGGGLYLENGTQPSFPQLAVQASTKTLTIHRIKNFIPPPGITSFQKCEVYTFTLRALLNSGVTSNQSTAVSRCSSLQPATECGSDTSCNPTYCQDPACTPTVQATCSVGTICNPCLYPSLASKGCPCPNGTLPPGCNL; this is translated from the coding sequence ATTTTTGGGATCTCATACCGCCGGAATCCGGGCAACCTAAAAACCCGGAAATTCCTGACAGGACTCAGCTCGCTGATTCTGATTTTTTACGTAAATACTTGCGGTACGAATACGGAAGTAGCCCAATCCCCGTTCGTATTCATTACGCCTGTGAGTGTTCCGCAAGTCTATAGTGTGCAGGCTACGAATCCGGGAATGGACGATCTTTTCAATGTCGTCGATCCGCTTTATTCGATCAATTACGCAAATTATAAACCCAATTATTTACTCAAATATTATATTTCGAATTTAGAACCACAGTTCGTCGGCTATAATTTGTACATTACTTCGGCAACTCCCTCGATAGCCGAAACCTCTACGGGTGGCGGCTTATATCTTGAAAACGGAACTCAGCCGTCGTTTCCCCAATTGGCGGTCCAGGCATCCACGAAGACTCTGACAATCCATCGAATTAAGAATTTCATTCCCCCTCCGGGAATAACCTCCTTTCAGAAATGTGAAGTTTATACATTCACGTTACGCGCCCTCCTGAATTCCGGAGTCACATCGAATCAATCGACTGCCGTATCGAGATGTAGTTCCCTGCAACCCGCTACGGAATGCGGATCGGATACTAGTTGTAACCCTACCTATTGCCAGGATCCCGCTTGCACGCCTACCGTTCAAGCCACGTGTTCGGTTGGAACCATTTGCAATCCTTGCCTCTACCCAAGCCTAGCAAGCAAGGGCTGCCCCTGCCCAAACGGAACTCTTCCGCCCGGCTGCAATCTATGA
- a CDS encoding iron-containing alcohol dehydrogenase, giving the protein MPILPDWINFNFPTKVHFEADCGFKMGSFVKNVGTRAVILSTQNELENMDEFSIIKTSLEKHIDGVILYDNIEKEPTLKELDTAAYFARISNANCIIGYGSYESLNTAKLVSLLTTNDSFAEDIFITKRVPKLKRPVPLVLIPTHPIMGLECAPIATIYTDEDRTVRYFTHEYLFPELVIADAKIGAFMTSADVAKVGVGILAAAVDSILSKYSNELTNSSALRAIEIIYKNLVPAIRDPKNLQYRNAIFGASLLVGMSHSSSSLGLCYALSLAASNLTNLDIFQAMSILLPHVMEYNLTSSAGKYVLIAKALDEDISNISVIEAAIKAVEGIRKIYIELKIPQRLSEYEVRKIDLPGIASLASSFPFLDCLPRELPKNEIETILVAAF; this is encoded by the coding sequence GTGCCGATACTCCCCGACTGGATCAATTTTAATTTTCCCACCAAAGTCCATTTTGAGGCCGATTGCGGTTTCAAAATGGGTAGTTTTGTGAAGAATGTCGGCACGAGAGCCGTCATACTTTCCACTCAGAACGAGTTGGAAAACATGGACGAATTCTCCATCATTAAGACTTCCTTGGAAAAGCATATTGATGGCGTAATTCTTTACGATAATATCGAAAAGGAACCTACGCTAAAAGAGTTGGATACGGCGGCTTACTTTGCAAGAATATCGAACGCGAATTGCATTATCGGTTACGGTTCGTATGAAAGTTTAAATACCGCCAAATTAGTTTCTCTACTTACAACGAACGATTCTTTCGCCGAAGATATCTTCATAACGAAAAGAGTCCCTAAATTAAAAAGGCCGGTTCCTTTAGTTTTGATACCTACTCATCCGATCATGGGACTGGAGTGCGCACCTATCGCCACTATTTATACCGACGAAGACAGGACGGTCCGGTACTTTACCCACGAATATCTTTTTCCAGAACTGGTGATCGCGGACGCTAAAATCGGTGCATTCATGACATCGGCCGACGTCGCAAAAGTCGGCGTGGGGATTTTAGCCGCTGCCGTGGATAGCATCTTATCCAAATATTCGAACGAACTTACGAACTCATCCGCACTGAGAGCGATCGAGATTATCTATAAAAATTTAGTGCCCGCAATCCGGGACCCGAAAAATTTACAATATCGTAATGCGATTTTCGGAGCAAGCTTACTGGTAGGAATGTCTCATTCTTCTAGTTCACTCGGGCTCTGTTATGCGCTATCGTTAGCCGCTTCGAATTTAACGAATCTGGATATTTTTCAAGCGATGTCGATTCTTCTTCCTCACGTAATGGAATACAATTTGACTTCTTCCGCCGGAAAATACGTTTTGATCGCGAAGGCTTTAGATGAAGATATTTCCAATATTTCAGTAATCGAGGCTGCGATTAAAGCGGTGGAAGGAATTAGGAAGATTTATATAGAGCTGAAGATTCCGCAAAGACTCTCGGAATACGAAGTAAGAAAAATCGATCTTCCGGGAATTGCCAGTCTAGCGTCCTCGTTTCCCTTTTTAGATTGCCTACCACGCGAATTGCCAAAAAACGAAATCGAAACGATTTTAGTCGCCGCCTTTTAA